Below is a window of Banduia mediterranea DNA.
TGCCCGTATGGGCCAGACCGTGGGCATCGACGAGGAAGGACATGGCAGCTTCCGTCAGGTGCGCGACCTGGCCTATCTGAAGTCGGTGCGTCATCACCAGCCGAGCACCGCTGCGCGCAAGGTTGCCGTGGTCACGGTGCAGGGCGCCATCGTCGATGGATTCGGTGAGCCCGGACAGGCCGGCGGCGACCTGATCGCCAGTCTGCTCGATGAGGCCCGCCGCGACGACGAGGTTGATGCCATAGTCCTGCGTGTCGATTCACCCGGCGGCAGCGTGACCGCGTCCGAGCGCATCCGTCGCGCCGTGATCGCGCTGCGTGACGATGGCAAGCCGGTGGTGGCCTCGATGTCCTCGGTGGCCGCGTCCGGCGGCTACTGGGTGTCGATGTCGACTGACAAGATCTACGCCTATCCCAGCACCGTCACCGGCTCGATCGGTATCTTCGGCCTGTTGCTGACTACCGAGGACACGTTCTCGAAGCTCGGCATCAGTGTCGACGGCGTCGGCACCACCTCCTTGGCCGGTGCGTTCCGCGGCGACCGTCCGCTGTCGCCCGATGTCTCGCGCATCATCCAGGCGAGCATCGAACACGGCTACCAGACCTTCATCAATGGCGTCGCCCAGGGGCGCGACATGCCGGCGGAACGTGTCGAGGAGATCGCGCGCGGTCGCGTCTGGAGCGGCCTGGACGCCCAGGAACTGGGCCTGGTCGATGCGCTCGGCAGCTTCGACGACGCGGTGCAGGCCGCTGCGGAACTGGCGGGTCTGAGCGAAGGGGAGTATCAGATCGACCGGCGCGAACCCGACTGGGGTTTCCCGGCAAATCTGCTGCAGCAACTGCGTCCGCGCCTGAGCCTGTCGATGCTGCCTGGCCTCGGCTCGGCACTGGAGAAGATGGCCGCGCAACTGGACTGGAGCCGGCGGCTGGCCTGGGTCAACGATCCGCAGCACCAGTACGCCTACTGCTTCTGCGATACCCGCGACGCGATGCGCTGACATGGATACGCTGGTCGTCGATGGAATGCGCATTTGCTATACGGCTGCGGGCTCCGGTCCACCGCTGTTGCTGATTCATGGCCTCGGCGCCAATCGCAGCGACTGGGATTCGCAGATTCCGGAGTTCTCCAAGCACTACCGGGTGATCGCCCCGGATCTTCCGGGCTACGGCGACAGTGCCAAACCCTTGCGCCTGTACTCGGTGCCGTATTTCGCGCAGCTGATGTGGCAGCTGTGTGATCGTCTGGGCCTGGAACAGATCAGCATCGTCGGGCACTCCATGGGCGGCGCCACGGCGTTGCAGATGGCCGTGGATGCGCCTGATCGGGTCGAGCGCATGGTCATCGCCAACAGTGTTCCGACCTTCACGCCGCGCAATTTCGAGGAGTATCGGGAATTCGCGCTGCGCATGGGGCTGATGACGGTGTTCGGGCCGCGTCTGCTCGCCACGTTCATGTCGCGCCGGATGTTTCCGCGCGCCGACCAGACCGCGCAGCGCGAACGTTCGATCGCACGCAGCAAGCACAATCACCGCCATACCTATCTGGTGAGCCTGCTGGCGCTGGCGCGCTGGTCGGTACGCGCGGACCTGCCCAAGCTGCGGATTCCGACGCTGGTGATCGCCGCCGAGCAGGACTACTTTCCGTTCGAAGACGTCCAGCAGTTTGCCTCCGAGCTTCCGTTGGGCGAGCTTCAGGCGTTCCCCGGCA
It encodes the following:
- the sppA gene encoding signal peptide peptidase SppA; amino-acid sequence: MTKEKSLIRRVFGFIWGAVVLVYRAIVVISLLLSVFILYMMFAGGQPPAIEDNIALVVAPAGTLVDASDQDPAQRFFEELSGEGPSQTQVGDLVEAIDRAAEDDRISMIALKLDEMTAAGMAQVEEVGMALDRFKASGKPVTVYGQFFGQSQYLLASHASDISLDPMGSVLIEGFSSYGYFFKDGLDKLGLNVHVFRVGEYKSAVEPFLRNDMSEAAKTANRDWLGDLWSVYGDEIAAQRGPDAQPVTNYVQSLADEMERSGGDSASVALDAGLVTRLETLGEYRARMGQTVGIDEEGHGSFRQVRDLAYLKSVRHHQPSTAARKVAVVTVQGAIVDGFGEPGQAGGDLIASLLDEARRDDEVDAIVLRVDSPGGSVTASERIRRAVIALRDDGKPVVASMSSVAASGGYWVSMSTDKIYAYPSTVTGSIGIFGLLLTTEDTFSKLGISVDGVGTTSLAGAFRGDRPLSPDVSRIIQASIEHGYQTFINGVAQGRDMPAERVEEIARGRVWSGLDAQELGLVDALGSFDDAVQAAAELAGLSEGEYQIDRREPDWGFPANLLQQLRPRLSLSMLPGLGSALEKMAAQLDWSRRLAWVNDPQHQYAYCFCDTRDAMR
- a CDS encoding alpha/beta fold hydrolase, translating into MDTLVVDGMRICYTAAGSGPPLLLIHGLGANRSDWDSQIPEFSKHYRVIAPDLPGYGDSAKPLRLYSVPYFAQLMWQLCDRLGLEQISIVGHSMGGATALQMAVDAPDRVERMVIANSVPTFTPRNFEEYREFALRMGLMTVFGPRLLATFMSRRMFPRADQTAQRERSIARSKHNHRHTYLVSLLALARWSVRADLPKLRIPTLVIAAEQDYFPFEDVQQFASELPLGELQAFPGTRHGLPMEVPEAFNESVLGFLLREPAPAVRRRRRKAAVETT